The following proteins are encoded in a genomic region of Rhizobium sp. NLR16a:
- a CDS encoding substrate-binding domain-containing protein: MKTFLKTTVAAGLVASFLFSAAVAQELAPLNSDTEKDRMDWSQLEAKLGAFPKLPEGTKAGAVSKTLTNEYWRSLGEGYTKFGDKAGVPVVYQAAQSEGDQLGQLTIAEGLITQGYNVLLVSPQTDANLQPVIEQAKAAGIPVVNVNDAVIPQAEHYVGNVQRDNGVRVAKWFVENRPDGGKVAIVEGQAGVYAAVQRTDGFKATISESGKFEVVASVPGNWDRQTSYDAATNILQQHPDLIGFYANNDGMALGIVEAVKAAGLQDKVAVFGTDGISDAYTSIKAGELTGTVDSFPVLTGEVALEAALRLVAGQKLPRVVATPQALITKDNVARYQGEGVDVRAVLMEDAAAAN; the protein is encoded by the coding sequence ATGAAGACATTTTTGAAGACGACCGTTGCCGCAGGTCTGGTTGCCAGTTTCCTGTTCAGCGCCGCCGTCGCGCAGGAACTTGCGCCACTCAACTCCGACACCGAAAAGGATCGCATGGACTGGTCGCAGCTCGAAGCCAAGCTCGGCGCGTTTCCCAAGCTGCCGGAAGGTACCAAGGCCGGTGCAGTTTCCAAGACGCTGACCAACGAATACTGGCGCTCGCTGGGTGAAGGCTACACCAAATTCGGCGACAAGGCCGGCGTGCCGGTGGTCTATCAGGCAGCACAGAGCGAAGGCGACCAACTCGGCCAGCTGACAATCGCCGAGGGCCTGATTACCCAGGGATACAATGTTCTTTTGGTCTCGCCGCAGACCGACGCCAATCTTCAGCCGGTCATCGAACAGGCGAAGGCCGCGGGCATTCCGGTCGTCAACGTCAATGATGCGGTCATTCCGCAGGCGGAGCACTATGTCGGCAACGTCCAGCGCGACAATGGCGTGCGCGTGGCGAAATGGTTTGTCGAGAACCGGCCGGATGGCGGCAAGGTTGCGATCGTCGAAGGCCAGGCCGGTGTCTACGCCGCCGTCCAGCGTACCGACGGCTTCAAGGCGACGATCAGCGAAAGCGGCAAGTTCGAAGTCGTCGCCAGCGTTCCGGGCAACTGGGATCGCCAGACATCCTATGACGCCGCCACCAACATCCTGCAGCAGCATCCCGACCTGATCGGGTTCTATGCCAATAACGACGGGATGGCACTGGGTATCGTCGAGGCGGTCAAGGCGGCCGGCCTTCAGGACAAGGTTGCCGTGTTCGGCACGGACGGCATTTCCGATGCCTATACGTCGATCAAGGCCGGCGAATTGACGGGCACCGTCGACAGCTTCCCGGTACTGACCGGTGAAGTGGCGCTTGAAGCCGCCTTGCGCCTTGTCGCCGGCCAGAAACTGCCCCGCGTCGTCGCCACGCCGCAGGCGCTTATCACCAAGGACAATGTCGCTCGATACCAGGGCGAAGGCGTCGATGTCCGTGCCGTGCTGATGGAAGACGCCGCCGCGGCGAATTGA
- a CDS encoding sugar ABC transporter ATP-binding protein, whose product MTPRLRFEAISKSFPGVNALSDVSFDVAPGEIHGLLGENGAGKSTLLRILSGVFRPTSGSMFVDGENVSFRKPMEARGAGIAMIHQELQQVPHLSVAQNMFLGHPLTTVGGLFVSRGEQERRAAEALSMIEPGIDPAAPISSLKVAQRQIVEIARALLDRARIIAMDEPTSSLTPSEFERLAEVITKLSASGVSIIYVSHKMDEVFRICQRASVMRDGKLIGAVDVQTASHQDVITMMVGRELMQEQHVSHATATVKLEARGLSSLTKIRDASFKLHRGEVLGIAGLVGSGRTELLRLLAGADRLTAGTIDIDGKTVNLRNPRDAISAGIGLVPEERKREGIIPVRSVTINMALASLESFSKAGIIQGGKLRNTAQDLLRRVNLRPFQLDRPIRLFSGGNQQKAIIARWLASKSQILLFDEPTRGIDVGAKAEIYHLIEALAADGHSIVVVSSELPEVIRLSDRVLVMRDGQIAAEIARADLTESAIVAHAIPGANTGRTPAPAA is encoded by the coding sequence ATGACACCGAGACTGAGATTCGAAGCGATATCCAAGAGCTTCCCGGGCGTGAACGCATTGTCCGACGTCTCCTTCGACGTCGCGCCCGGCGAAATCCATGGGCTTCTCGGTGAAAACGGCGCGGGAAAGTCGACGCTGCTGCGCATCCTTTCCGGCGTCTTTCGTCCAACCTCCGGGTCCATGTTTGTCGACGGCGAAAATGTCTCCTTTCGCAAGCCGATGGAGGCGCGTGGTGCCGGCATCGCCATGATCCACCAGGAACTGCAGCAAGTCCCGCATCTGAGTGTAGCGCAGAACATGTTCCTCGGGCATCCGCTGACGACCGTTGGCGGGCTGTTCGTCTCGAGAGGAGAGCAGGAGCGGCGGGCTGCCGAAGCATTGTCGATGATCGAACCCGGCATCGATCCCGCGGCGCCAATCTCTTCGCTCAAGGTGGCACAGCGCCAGATTGTCGAGATTGCCCGGGCATTGCTCGACCGCGCCAGGATCATCGCCATGGATGAACCGACATCCAGTCTGACACCGAGTGAGTTCGAACGGCTGGCTGAGGTCATAACAAAATTATCGGCAAGTGGCGTGTCGATTATCTATGTCTCGCACAAGATGGACGAAGTCTTCCGCATCTGCCAGCGCGCCAGTGTCATGCGCGACGGCAAGCTTATCGGTGCGGTGGATGTCCAGACGGCTTCCCACCAAGATGTCATCACGATGATGGTCGGCCGTGAGCTGATGCAGGAGCAGCATGTCTCACACGCGACCGCGACGGTGAAACTCGAGGCGCGCGGGCTCTCGTCGCTGACGAAAATCAGGGACGCGTCGTTCAAACTTCACCGCGGTGAAGTTCTCGGCATTGCAGGGCTTGTCGGATCCGGTCGGACGGAACTCCTGCGCCTTCTGGCGGGTGCGGACAGATTGACGGCAGGCACGATCGATATAGACGGCAAAACCGTGAACCTGCGCAATCCCCGCGATGCCATTTCCGCCGGCATCGGCCTCGTTCCTGAAGAGCGCAAGCGGGAGGGGATCATTCCCGTCCGCTCGGTCACCATCAACATGGCACTTGCCTCGCTGGAGAGCTTCTCCAAAGCCGGCATCATTCAGGGCGGCAAGTTGCGCAACACGGCTCAGGACCTGCTGCGCCGCGTCAATCTCCGGCCTTTCCAGTTGGACAGACCGATCCGGCTCTTCAGCGGTGGCAATCAGCAGAAAGCGATCATCGCGCGCTGGCTGGCAAGCAAATCGCAGATTCTCCTGTTCGACGAGCCGACCCGCGGCATCGACGTCGGCGCCAAGGCGGAAATCTATCACCTGATCGAGGCGCTGGCCGCCGATGGGCATTCCATCGTGGTGGTCTCTTCCGAACTGCCGGAAGTTATCCGGCTTTCCGATCGTGTCCTTGTCATGCGCGACGGGCAGATTGCTGCGGAGATCGCGCGTGCTGACCTCACAGAAAGCGCCATCGTGGCGCATGCCATTCCCGGTGCGAATACTGGCCGCACGCCAGCTCCGGCCGCCTAG